A single Scleropages formosus chromosome 4, fSclFor1.1, whole genome shotgun sequence DNA region contains:
- the LOC108932819 gene encoding ankyrin repeat domain-containing protein 1-like — MGLLLVEDLVTAKKFDSDESTVHLQEHFAPGEYEAAIRNEKQDGQRCPEDLTITPVSDIVLHDTDNIALNIDKQGRLKLETVEDLHNILKLKKRRRVIRALAPKKGIEPETLPDVVDETMFLKAAVDNKMSVIEKYLADGGDLNVCDHFNRTALHRACSEGHVELVKRLLEAGALTENKDKLDSTAVHWACRGGSLPALEILLNHGGKIEARDKLCSTPLHVAVRTGHYECAEHLIHCGADINARDREGDTPLHDAVRINRFKLIKLLLIHGANLKVRNCEGLTPMESALKWQEKAKNLLYSFKED; from the exons ATGGGACTACTCCTTGTTGAAGACCTG GTAACTGCCAAGAAATTTGACAGTGATGAGTCCACTGTGCACCTACAAGAGCACTTTGCACCAGGAGAATATGAGGCAGCCATCAGGAATGAAAAACAAGATGGACAGAGATGTCCTGAAGATCTGACCATCACCCCTGTCTCTGACATTGTTTTGCATGACACTGACAATATAGCATTAAAC ATAGACAAACAGGGCCGACTCAAGTTGGAGACAGTGGAGGATCTTCACAAtattctgaaactgaaaaaacgAAGGAGGGTGATTAGAGCACTAGCCCCCAAAAAAGGAATTGAACCTGAAACCCTT CCTGATGTGGTGGATGAAACTATGTTCCTGAAAGCAGCTGTAGATAACAAAATGTCAGTAATAGAGAAGTACCTGGCTGATGGTGGCGATCTTAATGTCTGTGATCAT TTTAACCGGACAGCACTACACAGAGCGTGCTCAGAGGGCCACGTGGAGCTGGTGAAGAGACTATTGGAAGCTGGGGCTTTGACTGAGAACAAAGATAAA CTGGATTCCACAGCTGTACACTGGGCCTGTCGTGGAGGCTCTCTGCCAGCCTTGGAGATACTGCTCAACCATGGGGGAAAGATTGAAGCAAGGGACAAA TTGTGCAGTACTCCCCTACATGTTGCAGTAAGAACTGGACATTATGAGTGTGCTGAACATCTCATTCACTGTGGTGCAGACATCAATGCAAGGGACAGA gAGGGAGACACACCCCTGCATGACGCTGTGAGAATCAACAGATTCAAACTGATCAAACTATTATTGATCCATGGGGCAAACCTTAAAGTCAGGAACTGT GAGGGATTGACACCCATGGAAAGTGCTCTCAAATGGCAGGAAAAAGCTAAAAACCTCCTATATTCTTTTAAAGAAGATTAA